A single genomic interval of Ramlibacter pinisoli harbors:
- a CDS encoding TRAP transporter small permease, which yields MNALIQAVEAAIAWGCRAVLYVTLSVVFLILSINVGLRYAAGTSIAWASELPELLFPWMIMAGVVLAAQHGSHIAVVLLTQKLGPSRRWVLAAGSLIVTAMYATLAWMAVPVAQIAHDEKTPILHVPGSVSVGCLALGFGVLAIVTLCRLPRMWNDQRVETVQAAEAMAHGA from the coding sequence ATGAACGCACTGATCCAGGCCGTCGAGGCGGCCATCGCATGGGGCTGCCGCGCCGTGCTCTACGTCACGCTGTCGGTGGTCTTCCTGATCCTCTCGATCAACGTCGGCCTGCGCTATGCCGCCGGCACCAGCATCGCCTGGGCGTCGGAGCTGCCCGAGCTGCTGTTTCCCTGGATGATCATGGCCGGGGTCGTGCTGGCGGCCCAGCACGGCTCGCACATCGCGGTGGTCCTGCTCACCCAGAAGCTCGGCCCCTCGCGGCGCTGGGTGCTGGCCGCGGGCTCGCTGATCGTCACCGCGATGTACGCCACCCTGGCCTGGATGGCGGTGCCCGTGGCGCAGATCGCGCACGACGAGAAGACGCCCATCCTGCACGTGCCCGGTTCGGTGAGCGTCGGCTGCCTCGCGCTGGGCTTCGGGGTGCTGGCCATCGTGACCCTGTGCCGGCTGCCGCGGATGTGGAACGACCAGCGCGTCGAGACTGTGCAGGCGGCCGAGGCGATGGCGCACGGAGCCTGA
- a CDS encoding transketolase family protein, whose translation MSAVADKKPKLTTSAMIASIASEGQRVKAAPFGKALVEYAASRPEVVGLSADLAKYTDLHLFAQAYPERFFQMGMAEQLLMGAAGGLAKEGLVPFATTYAVFGTRRAYDFIHQVIAEENLNVKICCALPGLTTGYGPSHQATEDLAMMRAIPGLTIVDPCDALDIEQAVPQIAERKGPVYMRLLRGQVPLVLDEVPGYRFELGKAKMLCEGADVLVISSGILTMRALEVAQDLAKDRIGVAVLHSPTIKPLDEAAIVEAVRYQHRLVVVAENHSVVGGLGEAVAATLLRHRVQPAGFQLAGLPDAFLDAGALPTLHDRYGISREALGARIKGWLG comes from the coding sequence ATGAGCGCCGTCGCCGACAAGAAGCCGAAGCTGACCACCTCGGCGATGATCGCCTCGATCGCCTCCGAGGGGCAGCGCGTGAAGGCCGCGCCTTTTGGCAAGGCGCTGGTCGAGTACGCCGCCAGTCGGCCCGAGGTCGTCGGGCTCAGCGCGGACCTGGCCAAGTACACCGACCTGCACTTGTTCGCGCAGGCCTATCCCGAGCGCTTCTTCCAGATGGGCATGGCCGAGCAGCTGCTGATGGGGGCCGCCGGCGGCCTGGCCAAGGAGGGACTGGTTCCGTTCGCCACCACCTACGCCGTCTTCGGCACCCGGCGCGCCTACGACTTCATCCACCAGGTGATCGCCGAGGAGAACCTGAACGTCAAGATCTGCTGTGCCCTGCCGGGCCTGACCACCGGCTACGGGCCCAGCCACCAGGCCACCGAGGACCTGGCGATGATGCGGGCAATCCCCGGCCTGACCATCGTCGACCCCTGCGACGCCCTCGACATCGAGCAGGCCGTGCCCCAGATCGCGGAACGCAAGGGCCCGGTCTACATGCGGCTGCTGCGCGGCCAGGTGCCGCTGGTGCTCGACGAGGTGCCGGGCTACCGGTTCGAGCTGGGCAAGGCCAAGATGCTGTGCGAGGGCGCCGACGTGCTGGTCATCTCGAGCGGCATCCTCACGATGCGGGCGCTCGAGGTCGCGCAGGACCTGGCGAAGGACCGCATCGGCGTTGCCGTGCTGCACAGCCCGACGATCAAGCCCCTGGACGAGGCGGCGATCGTCGAGGCGGTGCGCTACCAGCACCGGTTGGTCGTCGTCGCCGAGAACCATTCGGTGGTGGGCGGGCTCGGCGAGGCGGTCGCCGCCACGCTGCTGCGCCATCGGGTGCAGCCGGCCGGCTTCCAGCTGGCCGGCCTGCCCGATGCGTTCCTCGACGCCGGCGCGCTGCCGACGCTGCACGACCGCTACGGCATCAGCCGCGAGGCGCTCGGCGCGCGCATCAAGGGCTGGCTCGGTTGA
- a CDS encoding Bug family tripartite tricarboxylate transporter substrate binding protein, whose product MRNLQTVRTACTLVLAALLGPLAALSAHAAQDWPERPIKLVVPYPAGAGADTTARIVAEKLGGRLGQPVVVDNRPGAATNIAMEGVIHAPADGYTLFFALPTVVQNPYLYKLRFDPRTELRAVSKLTEVSFVLLAGKDFAPRSLAEVLKLAAERPGHVTCGSPGATPGLGCELLRIRGKVDITVVPYKGNAPALTDLAGGQISLLFDLVSSAKPHVTSGRVRALATTNAKRGDPQFPDLPTVSETLPGFELTAWQGVMVPAKTPDAVVQRLDRELAAVMADPDVQGRLAANGLTPSYENATRFRQTLAREFTHYEKLIRETGMKGE is encoded by the coding sequence ATGAGGAATCTGCAGACCGTCCGCACCGCATGCACGCTGGTGCTAGCGGCGCTTCTGGGGCCGCTGGCGGCGCTGTCGGCCCACGCGGCGCAGGACTGGCCTGAGCGGCCCATCAAGCTGGTCGTGCCCTATCCGGCCGGGGCAGGGGCGGATACGACGGCACGCATCGTCGCGGAGAAACTGGGAGGGCGCCTCGGCCAGCCCGTCGTGGTCGACAACCGCCCGGGTGCCGCCACGAACATCGCGATGGAGGGAGTCATCCATGCGCCAGCCGACGGCTACACGCTGTTCTTCGCGCTCCCGACCGTCGTGCAGAACCCGTACCTGTACAAGCTGCGCTTCGACCCGCGCACGGAGTTGCGCGCCGTGTCCAAGCTGACCGAGGTCAGCTTCGTGTTGCTGGCCGGCAAGGACTTCGCGCCGCGCAGCCTTGCCGAGGTGCTGAAGCTGGCGGCCGAGCGGCCTGGCCACGTGACCTGCGGGTCTCCGGGCGCCACCCCCGGCCTGGGGTGCGAGCTGCTCAGGATCCGCGGCAAGGTCGACATCACGGTGGTGCCGTACAAGGGCAATGCCCCGGCGCTCACCGACCTGGCCGGCGGCCAGATCAGCCTGCTGTTCGACCTGGTGAGTTCGGCCAAGCCGCACGTGACCTCGGGGCGGGTGCGGGCCCTGGCCACCACCAACGCCAAGCGGGGCGACCCCCAGTTCCCCGACCTGCCGACGGTGTCCGAGACCCTGCCCGGTTTCGAACTGACGGCCTGGCAGGGCGTCATGGTGCCGGCCAAGACCCCGGACGCCGTGGTCCAGCGCCTGGACCGCGAACTGGCCGCCGTCATGGCCGATCCCGACGTGCAGGGCAGGCTGGCGGCAAACGGCCTCACCCCGTCCTACGAGAACGCGACGCGCTTTCGCCAGACGCTGGCGCGCGAATTCACCCACTACGAAAAGCTGATCCGCGAGACCGGCATGAAGGGCGAGTGA
- a CDS encoding SDR family NAD(P)-dependent oxidoreductase has translation MLLKDKVAVITGGAGLNGLGFATARMMAAQGARIAILDLARAEPAGAAARLGAGHIGVVADVTDKASCEAAAAEVLRAFGRIDILFNNAGITQPRKTLDITDGDYDAVLDVSLRGTLHMSQAVVPAMREQNAGAIVCTSSVSAQRGGGILGGPHYSAAKAGVLGLARAMAREFGIDGIRINCVTPGLIATDINKGLIPDDRMQGILDQIPLNRIGEPDDVAGCVVFLASDLAKYLTGVTLDVNGGMLIH, from the coding sequence ATGCTGCTGAAGGACAAGGTTGCCGTGATCACGGGTGGCGCCGGATTGAACGGACTGGGCTTTGCCACCGCGAGGATGATGGCCGCGCAGGGCGCGCGCATCGCCATCCTCGACCTCGCACGAGCCGAGCCCGCCGGCGCGGCGGCCCGGCTGGGTGCGGGCCACATCGGGGTGGTCGCGGACGTGACCGACAAGGCGTCCTGCGAGGCCGCCGCCGCCGAGGTGCTGCGCGCGTTCGGACGGATCGACATCCTGTTCAACAACGCAGGCATCACGCAACCGCGCAAGACGCTGGACATCACCGACGGCGACTACGACGCCGTGCTCGACGTCAGCCTGCGCGGCACGCTGCACATGTCGCAGGCGGTGGTGCCGGCGATGCGCGAGCAGAACGCGGGCGCGATCGTCTGCACCTCCTCGGTCAGCGCGCAGCGCGGCGGCGGCATCCTGGGCGGCCCGCACTACTCGGCCGCCAAGGCCGGGGTGCTCGGCCTGGCCCGCGCGATGGCGCGCGAGTTCGGCATCGACGGCATCCGCATCAACTGCGTGACGCCGGGCCTGATCGCCACCGACATCAACAAGGGCCTGATCCCGGACGACCGCATGCAGGGCATCCTGGATCAGATCCCGCTGAACCGCATCGGCGAGCCGGACGACGTCGCCGGCTGCGTGGTGTTCCTCGCCAGCGACCTGGCGAAGTACCTCACCGGCGTGACGCTCGACGTCAACGGCGGCATGTTGATCCACTGA
- a CDS encoding LysR substrate-binding domain-containing protein, with protein sequence MSALPPLPALLAFEAVARRRSFGLAAAELHLTASAVSHQIARLEAQIGVRLFDRSAHGVRLSPAGDRYLARIAGALGAISAATEDLRQGVSNSLYVHSSPSLASLWLMPRLKSFAEATRDVSLNLSASHAHTDFALGQVDLDIRYGVPQWPDLVVEPLFEESIVPLASPAFIREQRLKRVDQLLDVPLIQSNVNVVQWSDWLARYSGAPAPDRFSLRFDRAQMALEAAVQGLGVALESATMAARHIAEGKLRPVMGMDKAIRVKAHFVVYPARHARKPPVEAFLAWIHREASKP encoded by the coding sequence ATGAGCGCCCTTCCACCGCTGCCTGCCCTCCTCGCTTTCGAAGCCGTCGCACGCCGCCGCAGCTTCGGCCTCGCCGCTGCGGAGCTGCATCTGACGGCATCGGCCGTCAGCCACCAGATCGCCCGGCTCGAGGCCCAGATCGGCGTGCGCCTGTTCGACCGCAGTGCGCACGGCGTCCGGCTGAGCCCGGCCGGCGACCGCTACCTGGCCCGGATCGCAGGTGCGCTCGGCGCGATCTCCGCCGCCACCGAGGACCTGCGGCAGGGCGTGAGCAACAGCCTGTACGTGCACTCGAGTCCGAGCCTGGCCAGCCTGTGGCTGATGCCGCGCCTGAAAAGCTTTGCCGAGGCGACCCGGGACGTTTCGCTGAACCTGTCGGCCTCCCATGCGCACACCGACTTCGCGCTGGGACAGGTCGACCTGGACATCCGCTATGGCGTGCCGCAGTGGCCGGACCTCGTGGTCGAGCCCCTGTTCGAGGAAAGCATCGTGCCGCTCGCGAGTCCCGCCTTCATCCGCGAGCAACGGCTCAAGCGCGTCGACCAGCTCCTGGACGTGCCGCTGATCCAGAGCAACGTGAACGTCGTCCAGTGGTCCGACTGGCTTGCGAGGTATTCCGGCGCGCCGGCCCCGGACCGCTTCTCGCTACGCTTCGACCGCGCGCAGATGGCGCTGGAGGCCGCCGTGCAGGGGCTCGGCGTCGCCCTCGAAAGCGCGACCATGGCGGCCCGGCACATCGCGGAGGGCAAGCTGCGGCCCGTCATGGGGATGGACAAGGCCATCCGGGTGAAGGCGCATTTCGTCGTCTATCCGGCGCGCCACGCGCGCAAGCCGCCCGTGGAAGCGTTCCTGGCCTGGATCCATCGGGAGGCATCGAAGCCATAG
- a CDS encoding TRAP transporter large permease, translating into MTALIIGLFVLAALASIPIAHALVLASVAGLFILDRVPVHMAVEQMLSQTQSFPLIAIPFFMMTGALMVSGRLGQSLVSLLSMMIGRVHGGPAQVGVLSSTIFGGVSGSAVADASAIGSMLIPWLKKLGYPAPFAAGALAAAATIDILIPPSIPMIVYALVSGASIGALFVAGILPGLMMCAGFMAVCYVQGRRRNFPRDTTPFNWTEFGRQFLQAGPALAMPVLIIVFLRFGIATPTEVSVMSTLYAMVVSAVVYHDLTLAKLRAAAIEAGISTGVVLLIIMASSVVGWIVTYEQLPAAFTLYAKETLRQPWLIILAMNLIMLATAMFIDLPAAVLLLTPMFVPLAAAVGMDTIQLGIMMIVNLSIGLYHPPIGTTLFITSSIAKVRIGDVVKELIPFYVVAIALLLGFAYLPWLTLR; encoded by the coding sequence ATGACCGCCCTCATCATCGGCCTGTTCGTCCTGGCGGCGCTGGCGTCGATCCCGATCGCCCACGCGCTGGTGCTCGCCTCGGTGGCGGGCCTCTTCATCCTCGACCGCGTGCCGGTGCACATGGCGGTCGAGCAGATGCTCTCGCAGACCCAGAGCTTTCCGCTGATCGCGATTCCGTTCTTCATGATGACCGGCGCGCTGATGGTCAGTGGCCGGCTCGGCCAGAGCCTCGTGTCCCTGCTGTCGATGATGATCGGCCGCGTGCACGGCGGCCCGGCGCAGGTCGGCGTGCTGTCCTCGACGATCTTCGGCGGGGTGTCCGGCTCGGCGGTGGCCGACGCCTCGGCGATCGGCTCGATGCTGATCCCCTGGCTGAAGAAGCTGGGCTATCCGGCGCCGTTCGCGGCCGGCGCGCTGGCCGCGGCGGCGACGATCGACATCCTGATCCCGCCGTCGATCCCGATGATCGTCTACGCCCTGGTCTCGGGCGCCTCCATCGGCGCGCTCTTCGTCGCCGGCATCCTGCCGGGCCTGATGATGTGCGCCGGTTTCATGGCGGTGTGCTACGTGCAGGGCCGGCGGCGCAACTTCCCGCGCGACACCACGCCGTTCAACTGGACCGAGTTCGGCCGCCAGTTCCTGCAGGCCGGCCCGGCGCTGGCGATGCCGGTGCTGATCATCGTGTTCCTGCGCTTCGGCATCGCCACCCCGACCGAGGTGAGCGTGATGTCCACGCTGTACGCGATGGTGGTCTCGGCCGTCGTCTACCACGACCTGACGCTGGCCAAGCTGCGGGCCGCCGCGATCGAGGCCGGCATCTCGACCGGTGTCGTGCTGCTGATCATCATGGCGTCCAGCGTGGTCGGCTGGATCGTCACATACGAGCAGCTTCCCGCCGCCTTCACGCTCTATGCCAAGGAGACGCTGCGCCAGCCCTGGCTGATCATCCTTGCGATGAACCTCATCATGCTGGCCACCGCGATGTTCATCGACCTGCCGGCCGCCGTGCTGCTGCTCACGCCGATGTTCGTGCCGCTGGCGGCCGCCGTCGGCATGGACACGATCCAGCTGGGCATCATGATGATCGTCAACCTCTCGATCGGCCTGTACCACCCGCCGATCGGCACCACGCTGTTCATCACCAGTTCGATCGCCAAGGTGCGCATCGGCGACGTGGTGAAGGAGCTGATCCCGTTCTACGTCGTCGCCATCGCGTTGCTGCTGGGCTTCGCCTACCTGCCGTGGCTCACGCTGCGCTGA
- a CDS encoding transketolase, translated as MPADLDQLAACAWRIRRLALRMGEVQGQGYVGQALGYADVLAVAYGHALQLKPDDPHWEGRDRFLLSHGHYAIAHYAALIEAGIIPEIELETYGSDDSRLPMSGMASYTPGMEMSGGSLGHGLVIAVGMALGLRHKRNPAFVYNSMSDGELDEGSTWEAAMAAAHHGLGNLVCLVDINNQQADGPSSKVLGFEPLAEKWAAFGWHVQRVDGNDLPAVLDSFNAARALEEPMPRVILFDTLMGKGVPFLEQREKNHFIRVDPPEWQQALQVLDRTQPEGAPA; from the coding sequence ATGCCTGCTGATCTCGACCAACTCGCTGCCTGCGCCTGGCGCATCCGCCGCCTTGCCTTGCGCATGGGCGAAGTGCAGGGCCAGGGCTACGTGGGCCAGGCACTCGGCTATGCCGACGTGCTGGCCGTGGCCTACGGCCATGCGCTCCAGCTCAAGCCCGACGACCCGCATTGGGAAGGGCGCGACCGCTTCCTGCTCTCGCACGGGCATTACGCGATCGCGCACTACGCGGCGCTGATCGAGGCCGGCATCATTCCCGAGATCGAGCTGGAGACCTACGGCAGCGACGACAGCCGGCTGCCGATGTCGGGCATGGCCAGCTACACGCCGGGCATGGAAATGTCCGGTGGATCGCTCGGCCACGGGCTCGTCATCGCGGTTGGCATGGCGCTCGGCCTGCGGCACAAGCGCAACCCGGCCTTCGTCTACAACTCGATGTCCGACGGCGAGCTCGACGAGGGCTCCACCTGGGAGGCGGCGATGGCCGCCGCGCACCATGGCCTGGGCAACCTGGTCTGCCTGGTCGACATCAACAACCAGCAGGCCGACGGCCCCTCGAGCAAGGTGCTGGGCTTCGAGCCGCTGGCCGAAAAGTGGGCCGCCTTCGGCTGGCACGTGCAGCGGGTCGACGGCAACGACCTGCCGGCGGTGCTGGATTCCTTCAACGCCGCGCGCGCGCTGGAGGAGCCGATGCCGCGCGTGATCCTGTTCGACACGCTGATGGGCAAGGGCGTTCCCTTCCTCGAGCAGCGCGAGAAGAACCATTTCATCCGCGTCGATCCGCCCGAATGGCAGCAGGCGCTGCAGGTGCTGGACCGGACGCAACCCGAAGGAGCCCCCGCATGA
- a CDS encoding Bug family tripartite tricarboxylate transporter substrate binding protein — translation MHSSDPTALRRRHLLTLAAAAALPAASFAQPGAAAAWPDKPLRMFVGYAAGSGIDNAARQLARRIEVLAGQPVVVENRAGALGNLGAQAVAAARGDASTLLFTPNSTHAANIHLFKKLPFDPVKDFTPVSSVATLGFVLVCDPKTDVTTVQQLVAAAQREPGRWAYGTGNATGLVAGAMFKTLTGTDLLAVPYKSVPPAMTDLMGGRLQLVFADATLAIPLVRAGKLRALAVTGQRRMAALPQVPTMAESGVPKYDLTAWFAVFQPAGVAPEHNAKMASLVQRALQDPQLAESLRSIGAEPESSTPAELARRVATDTERWGTLVKLAGIEPE, via the coding sequence ATGCACTCTTCCGATCCGACGGCGCTGCGCCGTCGCCACCTGCTCACCCTCGCAGCCGCTGCCGCGCTGCCGGCGGCGAGCTTCGCCCAGCCCGGTGCTGCGGCCGCGTGGCCCGACAAGCCGCTGCGCATGTTCGTCGGCTACGCCGCCGGCAGCGGCATCGACAACGCGGCCCGCCAGCTCGCGCGCCGCATCGAGGTGCTGGCAGGCCAGCCGGTCGTGGTGGAGAACCGCGCCGGCGCCCTGGGCAACCTCGGCGCGCAGGCCGTCGCCGCCGCCCGGGGGGACGCCTCCACGCTGTTGTTCACGCCCAATTCGACGCACGCGGCCAACATCCACCTGTTCAAGAAGCTGCCGTTCGACCCGGTGAAGGACTTCACGCCGGTCAGCAGCGTCGCCACGCTCGGCTTCGTCCTGGTCTGCGACCCGAAGACCGACGTCACGACCGTGCAGCAGCTGGTGGCGGCCGCGCAGCGCGAGCCGGGCCGCTGGGCCTACGGGACCGGCAACGCCACCGGCCTCGTCGCCGGCGCGATGTTCAAGACGCTGACCGGCACCGACCTGCTCGCCGTGCCCTACAAGAGCGTGCCGCCCGCCATGACCGACCTGATGGGCGGGCGCCTGCAGCTGGTGTTCGCGGACGCGACGCTGGCCATCCCGCTGGTGCGCGCGGGCAAGCTGCGCGCACTGGCCGTCACCGGCCAACGCCGCATGGCGGCCCTGCCGCAGGTGCCGACCATGGCCGAATCGGGCGTCCCCAAGTACGACCTGACGGCCTGGTTCGCCGTCTTCCAGCCCGCCGGCGTCGCGCCGGAGCACAACGCGAAGATGGCCTCCCTGGTGCAGCGCGCCCTGCAGGACCCGCAGCTGGCCGAGTCCCTGCGCAGCATCGGCGCCGAACCCGAATCCTCGACGCCGGCCGAGCTCGCCCGCCGCGTCGCCACCGATACCGAGCGCTGGGGCACGCTCGTGAAACTTGCAGGCATCGAACCCGAATGA
- a CDS encoding TRAP transporter substrate-binding protein has product MQRNTFTRSLLALAAITLLPIAAQAQTLKLTLGHGAAPDNPRNLAAVKFAETVKAKTNGRIEVQVAHSAQLGDDAAMVTALRSGTLDMSANSQGAVSTVVPEFASLGLPFLFSDVQKAWQLMDGPIGKELADKTAAKGMVLLGLWDNGIRQMSNSKRAIKAPADLKGLKMRTPPDEVTIDIMKSMGADAQQIKFSELYVALQQGVVDGQENPLTNIASAKLYEVQKYVSLTGHKYESTPFLMSKRTWDRLPEADRKIVNEAAAEATQLQRRLNKEADDKLAADLKGKGVQIDAVDREAFVQASKPVYAKWTSGPIGEFANRVVRAASAN; this is encoded by the coding sequence ATGCAACGCAACACCTTCACCCGTTCCCTGCTGGCGCTGGCGGCGATCACGCTGCTGCCGATCGCCGCGCAGGCCCAGACCCTGAAGCTCACGCTCGGCCACGGCGCGGCGCCGGACAACCCGCGCAACCTCGCGGCGGTCAAGTTCGCCGAGACCGTCAAGGCCAAGACCAACGGCCGCATCGAGGTCCAGGTGGCGCATTCGGCGCAGCTCGGCGACGACGCCGCGATGGTCACGGCGCTGCGCTCGGGCACGCTGGACATGTCGGCCAACAGCCAGGGCGCGGTGTCGACCGTGGTGCCGGAGTTCGCCTCGCTCGGTCTTCCCTTCCTCTTCAGCGACGTGCAGAAGGCCTGGCAACTGATGGACGGCCCGATCGGCAAGGAACTGGCCGACAAGACCGCGGCCAAGGGGATGGTGCTGCTCGGCCTGTGGGACAACGGCATCCGCCAGATGTCCAACAGCAAGCGCGCGATCAAGGCGCCGGCAGACCTCAAGGGCCTGAAGATGCGCACGCCGCCCGACGAGGTGACGATCGACATCATGAAGTCCATGGGCGCCGATGCGCAGCAGATCAAGTTCTCCGAGCTCTACGTCGCCCTGCAGCAGGGCGTGGTGGACGGCCAGGAGAACCCGCTGACCAACATCGCCTCGGCCAAGCTCTACGAGGTGCAGAAGTACGTCTCGCTGACCGGCCACAAGTACGAGTCCACGCCGTTCCTGATGAGCAAGCGGACCTGGGACCGGCTCCCGGAAGCGGACCGCAAGATCGTCAACGAGGCCGCGGCCGAGGCGACGCAGCTGCAGCGCCGCCTGAACAAGGAGGCGGACGACAAGCTGGCCGCCGACCTCAAGGGCAAGGGCGTCCAGATCGACGCCGTCGATCGCGAGGCCTTCGTCCAGGCGTCCAAGCCGGTGTACGCCAAGTGGACCTCCGGGCCGATCGGCGAGTTCGCCAACCGCGTCGTCCGCGCGGCCTCCGCCAACTGA
- a CDS encoding UbiD family decarboxylase yields the protein MNPNLEQFRLRSFLDGLDAGQLLRHQGATALSDVAAALEGSAAAQYFPQPGGDGPPLVGNVMGSRERVARAFGTTPDELVPEVLRRLRRPQPIVTVQRDEAPVQQVVLDGSAADLTQLPVHLQHELDGAPYIGAIDFSRDPANGWTNIGVRRLMLRGRRKAGVDLVAPSDMRALYLGHVARKQPMPVAFVVGANPIDYVAATMRMPVDEMELLASLRGAPLGLVKCITNDLLVPADAEYVLEGYLDERGHVEPEGPYGEFLGYYGGVKRNPVFHLTAITHRRDPLFQTLTISGPQMDRTDTAQLCALRTEVTAWQAIQQAVREVKGVYASAATGGMFNLRVAMQQRVPGEARNAIAAAFSCQANIKHVFVVDPDIDIFSDTQMEWALATRFQAGRDLVVMDGMRAMPLDPSLQGARTGGKLGFDLTLPLLAPGEQRSMEYLVPTPPQQATADAAVRSPDAALAAGPKTFAELMRATGSRDGRELVRWLESQDSEGRLERDERGRWLLRA from the coding sequence ATGAACCCGAACCTCGAACAGTTCCGACTGCGCAGCTTCCTCGACGGCCTGGATGCCGGGCAGCTGCTGCGGCACCAGGGCGCGACGGCGCTCAGCGACGTCGCTGCCGCGCTGGAAGGCTCCGCCGCAGCCCAGTACTTCCCGCAGCCGGGCGGCGACGGCCCGCCGCTGGTGGGCAACGTGATGGGCAGCCGCGAGCGCGTGGCGCGGGCCTTCGGCACCACGCCGGACGAGCTCGTCCCGGAGGTGCTGCGTCGCCTGCGCCGGCCGCAGCCCATCGTCACGGTGCAGCGGGACGAGGCGCCGGTGCAGCAGGTCGTGCTGGACGGGAGCGCAGCCGACCTGACGCAGCTGCCGGTGCACCTGCAGCACGAGCTGGACGGCGCGCCCTACATCGGCGCGATCGACTTCTCGCGCGACCCGGCCAATGGCTGGACCAACATCGGCGTGCGCCGCCTGATGCTGCGCGGCCGCCGCAAGGCCGGCGTGGATCTGGTGGCGCCGTCCGACATGCGCGCCCTGTACCTGGGGCACGTCGCGCGCAAGCAGCCGATGCCGGTTGCCTTCGTGGTCGGCGCCAACCCGATCGACTATGTCGCCGCGACCATGCGCATGCCGGTCGACGAGATGGAGCTGCTGGCGTCGCTGCGCGGCGCTCCCCTGGGCCTGGTGAAGTGCATCACCAATGACCTGCTGGTGCCGGCCGATGCCGAATACGTGCTCGAAGGCTACCTGGACGAGCGGGGCCACGTGGAGCCGGAGGGGCCGTACGGCGAGTTCCTGGGCTACTACGGCGGGGTCAAGCGCAATCCCGTGTTCCACCTGACGGCGATCACGCACCGGCGCGATCCGCTGTTCCAGACGCTCACCATCAGCGGCCCGCAGATGGACCGCACCGACACCGCGCAGCTGTGCGCCCTGCGCACCGAGGTGACCGCCTGGCAGGCGATCCAGCAGGCGGTGCGCGAAGTGAAAGGGGTCTACGCCAGCGCCGCCACCGGCGGCATGTTCAACCTGCGCGTGGCGATGCAGCAGCGCGTGCCCGGCGAGGCACGCAACGCGATCGCCGCCGCCTTCTCGTGCCAGGCCAACATCAAGCACGTGTTCGTGGTCGACCCGGACATCGACATCTTCTCGGACACCCAGATGGAGTGGGCGCTGGCGACACGCTTCCAGGCCGGACGCGACCTCGTGGTGATGGACGGGATGCGGGCGATGCCGCTGGACCCGTCGCTGCAGGGGGCGCGCACCGGTGGCAAGCTGGGCTTCGACCTCACGCTGCCGCTGCTGGCGCCGGGCGAGCAGCGCAGCATGGAATACCTGGTCCCCACGCCGCCGCAGCAGGCCACGGCCGACGCCGCGGTGCGCAGCCCCGACGCCGCGTTGGCTGCAGGACCGAAGACCTTTGCCGAGCTGATGCGCGCGACCGGCAGCCGCGACGGCCGCGAACTCGTTCGCTGGCTCGAGTCCCAGGATAGCGAGGGCAGGCTGGAACGCGACGAACGGGGCCGCTGGCTCCTGCGGGCTTGA
- a CDS encoding alpha/beta fold hydrolase, which translates to MLGAASQAIPCLRFGQGRHRVLFLAGWLGSAQDWGPVLQAMDADAVSACLLDIRGYGTRRSEQGSYSFREVAQDVQRVLDELGWDDCTLVGHSMGAMAMQRVLADAGRRVRALVGIAPVPACGSRMDAQRFASFEAAVHNIPHRQGIVAASTGQRLSPSWTLRVAETSWAQSSEVAVGRYLLEWAREGFEAEIAGSACPVRLFVGQHDPGLTRAAMERTWLRWYADATVEEVPNAGHYPLLETPAWLGTRLDATLRQLA; encoded by the coding sequence ATGCTAGGGGCTGCCAGTCAAGCGATCCCCTGCCTGCGCTTCGGCCAGGGGCGCCATCGCGTCCTGTTCCTCGCGGGCTGGCTGGGCAGCGCGCAGGACTGGGGCCCGGTGCTGCAGGCCATGGATGCGGACGCGGTGTCGGCCTGCCTGCTGGACATCCGGGGCTACGGCACGCGCCGCAGCGAGCAGGGCAGCTACTCGTTCCGCGAAGTGGCGCAGGACGTGCAGCGTGTCCTGGACGAACTGGGCTGGGACGACTGCACCCTGGTGGGCCACTCCATGGGCGCCATGGCCATGCAGCGTGTGCTGGCCGATGCGGGGCGACGCGTGCGGGCGCTGGTGGGCATCGCGCCGGTGCCCGCCTGCGGTTCGCGCATGGACGCCCAGCGCTTCGCCAGTTTCGAGGCGGCCGTGCACAACATCCCCCACCGGCAGGGCATCGTCGCCGCCTCCACCGGCCAGCGGCTGTCGCCGAGCTGGACGCTCAGGGTTGCCGAGACGTCCTGGGCGCAGTCGAGCGAGGTCGCCGTCGGCCGCTACCTGCTGGAGTGGGCGCGCGAAGGCTTCGAGGCCGAGATCGCGGGCAGCGCCTGTCCGGTGCGGCTGTTCGTGGGGCAGCACGATCCGGGGCTCACCCGCGCCGCCATGGAGAGGACCTGGTTGCGCTGGTATGCCGATGCGACCGTGGAGGAGGTGCCGAACGCGGGCCACTATCCCCTGCTGGAGACGCCGGCGTGGCTCGGCACGCGACTCGACGCGACCCTGCGCCAGCTGGCGTGA